A window from Candidatus Binatia bacterium encodes these proteins:
- a CDS encoding DUF4215 domain-containing protein, producing the protein MMATLLVASVASAQVSVNDRRCIEEINNSSRKVLAKQNQALLKCLRAEVRGKLAVPITQCAASEANVIKTMSKAVSDANKRCGGAPPSFGPPSLTQPPILAVATGDALLSDLFGANVEGSLSQDTPVKRCQENILKAVQRCEEARLKEFLRCKKAAMKNGTVVDEETLRDVCLGTDGEQPDPKGRVARACQANIDKAINKCVTSGVLLQNAFPACGEPSSAGLSACLGERMRCRACDLLNGVDGIDKDCDVFDDGDDSNQSCNEPTTCGDMLVDGQENCEDGNDVGGDGCSSACQIEAGWNCSGHPAVCTEICGDGLVVGSEQCDDGGNANGDGCDASCNVEPGYSCTGSPSACNEICGDGMIVGAEQCDDGNTMSNDGCSSQCGIEPGYACDGAPSMCIPFDVVITSPTHGSFTTAASVTVNGVVQHLSPALAAVTVNGTPVTVNGDGTFSTTVPLNATTILNPIRATVTDVVHGGFAHDRVVVHRGMSIADGAFSPQSVALRLNDTGLDKIEPLVADLAGEGLDLATLVPVGTVLINNQCFVDSIFGCLGRATVRIASPPPAFQSFSLQTDSMVNFVAGDISINSIRVDISLEGSGVVPTCGIRLTANQAFFLGDYTLSPDPVEPSNIDVNQLGAIDVSFAGFQRTFTSGICDAPIIGDIIQAFMPNIEQLTINAMRDFLNDPDGAGPLDGPIADAIETALAGISITGPIGEGLGVLLETPLHAVDEDNVGITLNSNSRITSQIGTDPGQCQPPLGAPNLTASLAFNEVFPTFGQNAPVSGQSYDAAIAISAEGFNQLLKAQTECGLLVTTITELDLGTGPLPLNAAILSLLMPQFAVFPPATPFRLDIRPTLAPIVTGQPGPNGELTELRVGQVLADIVRDDGSEQVALTAAFDVRLGMNLEGQSGALGVVLSPPAPGDLTIAIIHNPLNVNEASLENDVLPPLVGTLIPDLASSLSSFPLPTFFGLQLQPVEVSRTGMFMGMYARMVAAP; encoded by the coding sequence ATGATGGCCACCCTGCTCGTCGCGAGCGTCGCGTCGGCGCAGGTGTCGGTCAACGACCGGCGCTGCATCGAGGAGATCAACAACAGCTCGCGCAAGGTTCTGGCGAAGCAGAACCAGGCGCTGCTCAAGTGCCTCCGCGCCGAGGTGCGAGGCAAGCTCGCCGTGCCGATCACGCAGTGCGCGGCATCCGAGGCGAACGTCATCAAGACGATGAGCAAGGCGGTCTCGGACGCGAACAAGCGCTGCGGCGGTGCGCCCCCCTCCTTCGGTCCGCCGAGCCTGACCCAGCCGCCGATCCTCGCGGTGGCGACCGGCGACGCGCTGCTGTCGGACCTCTTCGGCGCGAACGTCGAGGGCTCGCTGTCGCAGGACACGCCGGTCAAGCGGTGTCAGGAGAACATCCTGAAGGCCGTGCAGAGGTGTGAGGAGGCACGCCTCAAGGAGTTCCTGCGCTGTAAGAAGGCGGCGATGAAGAACGGCACGGTGGTCGACGAGGAGACGCTCCGTGACGTCTGCCTCGGGACCGACGGCGAGCAGCCCGATCCGAAGGGCCGCGTCGCGCGTGCCTGCCAGGCCAACATCGACAAGGCCATCAACAAGTGCGTCACCTCCGGCGTGTTGCTGCAGAACGCCTTCCCGGCGTGCGGTGAGCCGTCGAGCGCCGGTCTCTCCGCCTGCCTCGGCGAGCGCATGCGCTGCCGCGCGTGTGACCTGCTGAACGGCGTCGACGGCATCGACAAGGACTGCGACGTCTTCGACGACGGCGACGACTCCAACCAGAGCTGCAACGAGCCGACGACCTGCGGCGACATGCTGGTCGACGGCCAGGAGAACTGTGAGGACGGCAACGACGTCGGGGGCGACGGCTGCAGCTCGGCCTGCCAGATCGAGGCCGGCTGGAACTGCTCCGGCCATCCGGCGGTCTGCACCGAGATCTGCGGCGACGGCCTCGTGGTCGGCAGCGAGCAGTGCGACGACGGCGGCAACGCCAACGGCGACGGCTGCGACGCGTCCTGCAACGTCGAGCCGGGCTACTCCTGCACGGGCTCGCCGAGCGCCTGCAACGAGATCTGCGGCGACGGCATGATCGTCGGCGCCGAGCAGTGCGACGACGGTAACACGATGTCGAACGACGGCTGCAGCAGCCAGTGCGGCATCGAGCCCGGCTACGCCTGCGACGGCGCGCCGAGCATGTGCATTCCGTTCGACGTGGTGATCACCTCGCCGACCCACGGCTCGTTCACCACGGCAGCCTCGGTCACCGTGAACGGCGTCGTCCAGCACCTCTCGCCGGCGCTCGCCGCGGTGACGGTGAACGGCACCCCGGTGACGGTGAACGGGGACGGCACGTTCTCGACGACGGTGCCGCTCAACGCCACCACGATCCTGAACCCGATCCGTGCGACGGTGACCGACGTGGTCCACGGCGGCTTCGCGCACGACCGCGTCGTGGTGCACCGCGGCATGTCGATCGCCGACGGCGCGTTCTCGCCGCAGAGCGTGGCGCTGCGCCTGAACGACACCGGTCTCGACAAGATCGAGCCGCTGGTCGCCGACCTCGCGGGCGAGGGCCTCGACCTGGCGACGCTCGTGCCGGTCGGGACGGTGCTGATCAACAATCAGTGCTTCGTCGACTCGATCTTCGGCTGTCTGGGTCGCGCCACGGTGCGCATCGCGTCGCCGCCGCCGGCCTTCCAGAGCTTCTCGCTCCAGACGGACTCGATGGTGAACTTCGTCGCGGGCGACATCTCCATCAACAGCATCCGGGTCGACATCAGCCTGGAGGGCAGCGGCGTGGTTCCGACCTGCGGCATCCGGCTGACCGCCAACCAGGCGTTCTTCCTGGGTGACTACACCCTGAGCCCGGATCCGGTGGAGCCGTCGAACATCGACGTCAACCAGCTCGGTGCGATCGACGTCAGCTTCGCCGGGTTCCAGCGGACCTTCACGTCGGGCATCTGCGATGCGCCGATCATCGGCGACATCATCCAGGCGTTCATGCCCAACATCGAGCAGCTGACGATCAACGCGATGCGTGACTTCCTGAACGATCCGGACGGCGCCGGTCCGCTCGACGGCCCGATCGCCGACGCGATCGAGACGGCGCTCGCCGGCATCTCGATCACGGGTCCGATCGGTGAGGGCCTCGGCGTGCTCCTCGAGACGCCGCTGCACGCGGTGGACGAGGACAACGTCGGCATCACCCTCAACTCGAACTCGCGCATCACGTCGCAGATCGGCACGGATCCCGGGCAGTGCCAGCCGCCGCTCGGTGCGCCGAACCTGACCGCGTCGCTGGCCTTCAACGAGGTCTTCCCGACGTTCGGCCAGAACGCGCCGGTGAGCGGCCAGTCCTACGACGCCGCGATCGCGATCTCGGCCGAGGGCTTCAACCAGCTGCTGAAGGCTCAGACCGAGTGCGGCCTGCTGGTGACCACCATCACCGAGCTCGACCTCGGCACCGGGCCGCTGCCGCTCAACGCCGCGATCCTGTCGCTGCTGATGCCGCAGTTCGCGGTGTTCCCGCCGGCGACGCCGTTCCGGCTCGACATCCGTCCGACCCTCGCGCCGATCGTCACCGGTCAGCCGGGTCCGAACGGCGAGCTCACCGAGCTGCGCGTCGGGCAGGTGCTGGCCGACATCGTGCGCGACGACGGCAGCGAGCAGGTCGCTCTGACCGCGGCGTTCGACGTCCGCCTCGGCATGAACCTCGAGGGGCAGTCGGGTGCGCTCGGCGTCGTGCTGTCGCCGCCGGCGCCGGGTGATCTGACGATCGCGATCATCCACAACCCGCTCAACGTCAACGAGGCCTCGCTCGAGAACGACGTGCTCCCGCCGCTCGTCGGGACCCTGATCCCGGATCTGGCGTCGTCGCTCTCCAGCTTCCCGCTGCCGACGTTCTTCGGCCTGCAGCTGCAGCCGGTCGAGGTGTCGCGCACCGGGATGTTCATGGGGATGTACGCGAGGATGGTCGCGGCTCCGTAA
- a CDS encoding FxLYD domain-containing protein has protein sequence MRTQRIVPMLLVASVAVLGVACGGSRESQVVRTSRTVVQQPVPEPRMTDISIYGLHEQPGAASGQVNVVGTIVNHGDRPVSQLRIRVDSLDQTGRLVRSVDTPPLEQTIGANGGTATFQATVPDDPTVTTYHAVAIAR, from the coding sequence ATGAGAACACAACGAATCGTGCCCATGCTCCTCGTGGCCTCGGTGGCCGTCCTCGGCGTCGCGTGCGGCGGCTCGCGAGAGAGCCAGGTGGTCCGGACCTCGCGGACCGTCGTGCAGCAGCCCGTCCCCGAGCCCCGCATGACCGACATCTCGATCTACGGGCTGCACGAGCAGCCGGGGGCGGCGAGCGGTCAGGTCAACGTCGTCGGGACGATCGTCAACCACGGCGACCGCCCGGTGAGTCAGCTGCGGATCCGCGTCGACTCGCTCGACCAGACCGGACGCCTGGTGCGCAGCGTCGACACGCCGCCGCTCGAGCAGACCATCGGCGCCAACGGCGGCACCGCGACCTTCCAGGCGACGGTGCCGGACGATCCGACGGTCACGACGTACCACGCGGTCGCGATCGCGCGCTGA
- a CDS encoding DUF3089 domain-containing protein, which translates to MKHRHATVAVLTLAALVATLHAADARAALARDLEPPDAVSPYPGYVSEIYADPDNWLCRPDKDDVCDHELDTTVVRANGATRLERWRPARKPKIDCFYVYPTISLDETGNSDLVPDEDEELFVVRQQAARLGSVCRVFAPVYRQITLTALVGRMSGQDIPSDRALAYGDVVDAFKHYIANDNHGRGFILIGHSQGAGHLTALVRDEIDQNPVLRERLVSAMLLGTSLQVPVGRDVGGDFQRVPLCRRATQTGCAISYVTFRSTAPPPENSLFGGSREPGLQAACTNPASLAGGRGVLEAYLPTTAQSLPILPPPPRVDWLDPSLGVEIETPFVTTPGLFEAECAEHDGFHYLSVFVNGDPSDPRIDDITGADLTPEWGLHLVDVNLAMGNLVEIAETQARSWCARQRRCFAQPLPRR; encoded by the coding sequence ATGAAGCACCGTCACGCGACCGTTGCCGTTCTCACCCTCGCTGCGCTCGTCGCGACGCTGCACGCGGCCGACGCCCGCGCCGCGCTCGCGCGCGACCTCGAGCCGCCCGACGCGGTGTCGCCCTACCCGGGCTACGTCAGCGAGATCTACGCGGACCCCGACAACTGGCTCTGCCGTCCCGACAAGGACGACGTCTGCGACCACGAGCTCGACACGACCGTCGTCCGCGCGAACGGCGCGACGCGCCTCGAACGCTGGCGTCCGGCGCGCAAGCCAAAAATCGACTGCTTCTACGTCTATCCGACGATCTCGCTCGACGAGACCGGCAACAGCGACCTCGTGCCCGACGAGGACGAGGAGCTGTTCGTCGTCCGCCAGCAGGCCGCGCGTCTGGGATCGGTGTGCCGCGTGTTCGCGCCGGTCTACCGCCAGATCACGCTGACGGCGCTGGTCGGGCGGATGAGCGGACAGGACATCCCGAGCGACCGCGCCCTCGCCTACGGCGACGTCGTCGACGCCTTCAAGCACTACATCGCGAACGACAACCACGGGCGCGGCTTCATCCTGATCGGCCACTCGCAGGGCGCCGGACACCTGACCGCGCTGGTGCGCGACGAGATCGACCAGAACCCGGTGCTGCGCGAGCGCCTGGTGTCGGCGATGCTGCTCGGCACGAGCCTGCAGGTGCCGGTCGGACGCGACGTCGGCGGAGACTTCCAGCGCGTGCCGCTCTGCCGTCGCGCGACGCAGACCGGCTGCGCGATCAGCTACGTCACCTTCCGCTCGACCGCGCCGCCGCCCGAGAACAGCCTGTTCGGCGGCTCACGCGAGCCGGGTCTCCAGGCGGCGTGCACCAACCCGGCGTCGCTCGCCGGCGGTCGCGGCGTCCTCGAAGCCTACCTGCCGACCACCGCGCAGTCGTTGCCGATCCTTCCCCCGCCGCCGCGCGTCGACTGGCTCGATCCGTCGCTCGGCGTCGAGATCGAGACGCCCTTCGTCACGACGCCCGGCCTGTTCGAGGCCGAGTGCGCCGAGCACGACGGCTTCCACTACTTGAGCGTCTTCGTGAACGGTGACCCGAGCGACCCGCGCATCGACGACATCACCGGCGCCGACCTGACGCCCGAGTGGGGCCTGCACCTGGTCGACGTCAACCTCGCGATGGGCAACCTCGTCGAGATCGCCGAGACGCAGGCGCGCTCGTGGTGCGCGCGCCAGCGCCGCTGCTTCGCGCAGCCGCTGCCGCGTCGCTGA
- a CDS encoding zinc-dependent alcohol dehydrogenase family protein: MKAAVMEAVREPLVVRDVPDPKPAEGGVVVRVEANGVCRSDWHLWTGDWTWVGIAVPLPHVGGHEFCGVIEEVGPGVTRWRKGDRVLVPFSQGDGTCEWCRSGHQNICDTFLTPGFAYWGGFGRYVAIPYADVNLVPLPESIGFVEAASMGCRYMTSFHGIVDRAKVSAGEWVAVHGCGGIGLSAVQIASALGANVIAVDIDDEKLDLAKNLGAVATVNAAKGDPVGAIVEMTKGGAHVSVDALGVAATCRNSVLCLRKRGRHLQIGLTSSAEKGEIALPIDIIVLKEVTICGSLGMQAPRFGAMLQMVESGKLAPGKLVSRTIPLEETSSVLESMDRFANVGVIVIDRY, encoded by the coding sequence ATGAAAGCAGCCGTGATGGAGGCCGTCCGTGAGCCGCTCGTCGTGCGCGACGTGCCCGACCCGAAGCCGGCCGAGGGCGGGGTCGTCGTGCGCGTCGAAGCCAACGGCGTGTGTCGCAGCGACTGGCACCTGTGGACGGGCGACTGGACGTGGGTCGGAATCGCCGTGCCGCTACCGCACGTCGGCGGTCACGAGTTCTGCGGCGTGATCGAGGAGGTCGGCCCCGGCGTGACGCGCTGGCGCAAGGGCGACCGCGTGCTCGTCCCCTTCAGCCAGGGCGACGGCACCTGCGAGTGGTGCCGCAGCGGGCATCAGAACATCTGCGACACCTTCCTCACGCCGGGCTTCGCGTACTGGGGCGGCTTCGGCCGCTACGTCGCGATCCCCTACGCCGACGTGAACCTGGTGCCGCTGCCGGAGTCGATCGGCTTCGTCGAAGCGGCGAGCATGGGCTGCCGCTACATGACGTCGTTCCACGGCATCGTCGACCGCGCGAAGGTGTCGGCCGGCGAGTGGGTCGCGGTGCACGGCTGCGGCGGCATCGGGCTCTCGGCGGTGCAGATCGCGTCGGCGCTCGGCGCCAACGTGATCGCGGTCGACATCGACGACGAGAAGCTCGACCTCGCGAAGAACCTCGGCGCGGTGGCGACGGTGAACGCGGCCAAGGGCGATCCCGTCGGCGCGATCGTCGAGATGACCAAGGGCGGCGCGCACGTGTCGGTGGATGCCCTCGGCGTCGCCGCGACCTGCCGCAACTCGGTGCTGTGTCTCCGCAAGCGCGGACGCCACCTGCAGATCGGCCTCACCTCGTCGGCCGAGAAGGGCGAGATCGCACTGCCGATCGACATCATCGTGCTGAAGGAGGTGACGATCTGCGGCTCGCTCGGCATGCAGGCGCCGCGCTTCGGCGCGATGCTGCAGATGGTCGAGAGCGGCAAGCTCGCGCCGGGCAAGCTCGTCAGCCGCACGATCCCGCTCGAGGAGACGAGCAGCGTGCTCGAGTCGATGGACCGCTTCGCGAACGTCGGCGTGATCGTGATCGACCGCTACTGA
- a CDS encoding right-handed parallel beta-helix repeat-containing protein yields MTFRFAVGSLGAVLRGLLAGGFALLSAASASAQPSSDWRDYTALARTDLNIGSNIELVGNFGVIEAGGELSVGIRTTLRGPDVFADDSFVASDRLMLGALASVNDVFANTVRARPGSVIRGTQSGLALPLLVLPPLPPGVFDPCTASAANVVVPAGATVSLAPGCYRELRVASGGRLELQPGTFQFLAWRLAQQVEVVSVGGTAIVEIADTLRTQAEASIEASSGDPADLQIFVGGRQVTIGRFSSLVAQIFAPEANVQLIRGTAAIGGLGGTLVGRLIRIAGEHAIRPTPTPFVPTPTPTVAPPVTPTPTPSPTPTPTPTPTPTPTPTPTPTPTPTPTPTPSPTPTVAPPPTPTIPPCPEDPTHPPTLVVSTTFAGPNVFTTLQNAVDAAQDGDVIGVFANTVENVVIERDVAIEIRQCTVARVTAADDAQPVIELRGSVPALIVGLDTVGGTVGFLVGGSGHELRGVRATGASQYGVQVTGSGHDVSMNRVRENGVAGLLLSGTGNAVGGGSLEANPIGVVVDGTSNALEGITARDNAGDGVRVDGSGNELRNLRLLENGGSGVALHGDGNSLEDSQGERNGGAGVLVTGDANLVRDNDFEDSGGCEFDVGGSGTNDDGGENSANGNDFTNIEAGGCFE; encoded by the coding sequence ATGACGTTTCGTTTCGCGGTCGGCAGCCTGGGGGCGGTCCTGCGCGGACTTCTGGCGGGTGGCTTCGCGCTGCTGAGCGCGGCGTCTGCGAGCGCGCAGCCGTCGAGCGACTGGCGCGACTACACCGCGCTCGCGCGCACCGACCTCAACATCGGCTCGAACATCGAGCTCGTCGGCAACTTCGGTGTGATCGAAGCGGGCGGCGAGCTGAGCGTCGGCATCCGCACGACGCTGCGCGGGCCGGACGTCTTCGCGGACGACAGCTTCGTCGCGAGCGACCGCTTGATGCTGGGCGCGCTCGCGTCGGTGAACGACGTGTTCGCGAACACCGTGCGCGCGCGGCCGGGCTCGGTGATCCGCGGCACGCAGAGCGGGCTCGCGCTGCCGCTGCTGGTGCTGCCGCCGCTGCCGCCGGGCGTCTTCGACCCGTGCACGGCGAGCGCGGCGAACGTCGTCGTGCCGGCGGGCGCGACCGTCTCGCTCGCGCCGGGCTGCTACCGCGAGCTGCGGGTCGCGTCCGGCGGCCGGCTCGAGCTTCAGCCGGGGACGTTCCAGTTCCTCGCCTGGCGTCTCGCGCAGCAGGTCGAGGTGGTGAGCGTCGGCGGCACGGCGATCGTCGAGATCGCCGACACGCTGCGCACGCAGGCGGAAGCGTCGATCGAGGCGTCGAGCGGCGATCCGGCGGATCTGCAGATCTTCGTCGGCGGGCGTCAGGTGACGATCGGCCGCTTCAGCTCGCTCGTCGCGCAGATCTTTGCGCCCGAGGCGAACGTGCAGTTGATCCGCGGCACCGCGGCCATCGGTGGCCTCGGCGGTACCCTGGTGGGACGGCTGATCCGCATCGCGGGCGAGCACGCGATCCGTCCGACGCCGACGCCCTTCGTGCCGACGCCGACGCCCACCGTCGCGCCGCCGGTCACGCCGACCCCGACGCCGTCACCGACACCGACCCCGACGCCAACCCCGACGCCCACTCCGACACCCACGCCCACGCCGACGCCGACCCCGACTCCCACGCCGACGCCGTCGCCAACTCCGACGGTGGCGCCGCCGCCGACGCCGACCATCCCGCCGTGCCCGGAGGATCCGACGCACCCGCCGACGCTGGTGGTGAGCACGACCTTCGCGGGACCGAACGTCTTCACGACGCTGCAAAACGCGGTCGACGCGGCGCAGGACGGCGACGTGATCGGCGTCTTCGCGAACACCGTCGAGAACGTCGTGATCGAGCGCGACGTGGCGATCGAGATCCGGCAGTGCACGGTCGCGCGCGTCACCGCGGCGGATGACGCGCAGCCGGTGATCGAGCTGCGCGGCAGCGTCCCGGCGCTGATCGTCGGCCTCGACACGGTCGGCGGCACGGTCGGCTTCCTCGTCGGCGGCAGCGGTCACGAGCTGCGCGGCGTGCGCGCGACCGGCGCGAGCCAGTACGGCGTGCAGGTCACCGGCTCGGGACATGACGTCTCGATGAACCGCGTGCGCGAGAACGGCGTCGCGGGCCTGCTGCTCTCGGGCACCGGCAACGCGGTCGGCGGCGGCTCGCTCGAGGCGAACCCGATCGGCGTCGTCGTCGACGGCACGTCGAACGCGCTCGAGGGCATCACCGCGCGCGACAACGCCGGCGACGGCGTGCGCGTCGACGGGAGCGGCAACGAGCTTCGGAACCTGCGCTTGCTCGAGAACGGCGGCAGCGGCGTCGCGCTGCACGGCGACGGCAACTCGCTCGAGGACAGCCAGGGCGAGCGCAACGGCGGCGCCGGCGTGCTGGTCACGGGCGACGCCAACCTGGTGCGCGACAACGACTTCGAGGACAGTGGTGGCTGCGAGTTCGACGTCGGCGGCTCGGGCACCAACGACGACGGCGGCGAGAACAGCGCCAACGGCAACGACTTCACGAACATCGAAGCCGGCGGCTGCTTCGAATAG
- a CDS encoding nitronate monooxygenase family protein, with product MRTRVTEMFGIEFPIFAFTHCRDVVAAVSAAGGFGVLGAVAHSPGQLDVDLTWIREHAGGKPFGVDLLIPRKYVGDAEGGLDPAGLREMLPEEHRQWIDELLERYGVPPLPEESSGDLAPRRLAIDPKSMAPLIDVSFRHGVRLIASALGSPPEWLVERARKEGVPVAALAGALKHAIQHRDAGADLIIAQGTEGGGHTGEIGTMVLVPQVVDAVAPIPVLAAGGIATGRQVAAALALGAEGVWCGSVWLTTHEAETTPAIKEKFLAATSADTRRSRSLTGKPARMLRTAWTDAWEQPDAPSPLPMPLQSMLVSEAQRRIHRVAHQPDSGARQLVTYFVGQVVGQMNVVKPARAVVQEMVEEFLDTMERLDGLTREE from the coding sequence ATGCGCACGCGTGTCACCGAGATGTTCGGGATCGAGTTTCCGATCTTCGCCTTCACCCACTGCCGCGACGTCGTCGCGGCGGTGAGCGCCGCCGGCGGCTTCGGCGTGCTGGGTGCGGTGGCCCACTCCCCCGGGCAGCTCGACGTCGACCTGACGTGGATCCGCGAGCACGCCGGCGGCAAGCCGTTCGGCGTCGACCTGCTGATCCCGCGCAAGTACGTCGGCGACGCCGAGGGCGGCCTCGACCCCGCCGGGCTCCGCGAGATGCTGCCCGAGGAGCACCGGCAGTGGATCGACGAGCTGCTCGAGCGCTACGGCGTGCCGCCGCTGCCCGAAGAGTCGAGCGGCGATCTCGCGCCGCGTCGCCTCGCGATCGACCCGAAGAGCATGGCGCCGCTGATCGACGTGTCGTTCCGGCACGGCGTGCGTCTGATCGCGTCCGCGCTCGGTAGCCCGCCCGAGTGGTTGGTCGAGCGCGCGCGCAAGGAGGGCGTGCCGGTCGCGGCGCTCGCCGGGGCGCTGAAGCACGCGATCCAGCACCGCGACGCCGGCGCCGACCTGATCATCGCGCAGGGCACCGAGGGCGGCGGCCACACCGGCGAGATCGGCACCATGGTGCTGGTGCCGCAGGTGGTCGACGCGGTCGCCCCGATCCCGGTTCTCGCCGCGGGCGGCATCGCGACGGGACGCCAGGTCGCGGCCGCGCTCGCGCTCGGCGCCGAGGGCGTCTGGTGCGGCTCGGTATGGTTGACGACCCACGAGGCCGAGACCACGCCCGCGATCAAGGAGAAGTTCCTCGCCGCGACCTCGGCCGACACGCGCCGCTCACGCTCGCTCACCGGCAAGCCGGCGCGCATGCTGCGCACCGCGTGGACCGACGCCTGGGAGCAGCCCGATGCGCCGTCGCCGCTGCCGATGCCGCTGCAGAGCATGCTGGTGTCGGAGGCGCAGCGCCGCATCCACCGCGTCGCGCATCAGCCCGACTCCGGCGCGCGTCAGCTCGTGACCTACTTCGTCGGCCAGGTGGTCGGGCAGATGAACGTGGTCAAGCCGGCGCGCGCGGTGGTGCAGGAGATGGTCGAGGAGTTCCTCGACACCATGGAGCGCCTCGACGGACTGACCCGCGAGGAGTGA